A single Ruficoccus amylovorans DNA region contains:
- the rpoN gene encoding RNA polymerase factor sigma-54, with protein sequence MANQGFQQVQKQTQSLVLAPQLRQSLKILQAPALELRNTILEELQANPTLEELPMEGISLEQQSADNDSSGSEDEDRPRELEMGEDDYSVLSNLNEEFREYFAQENAASSYTRDDDEKRQHFFDSLTSETSLQEHLLGQADLSELDELERSAMDYLVGSLDDRGFLTASLSDLALMANLPLASVQSAAEILKTFDPAGIGAKDLQDCLLTQLKLQGRVKSLPARIIKDHYDLLLRRRIPEIARKASVPIEDVQEAMEEIAMLDPAPGRKFGDDSNRVIVPDVRVEKDDGEWVIHLNNDYIPRLRISHAYKEMIARGIVNGKDREYLREKIRSGKFLINSIEQRQQTIERITREILRLQHDFFEEGVSKLRPLTMNQVAELVGVHETTVSRAIANKFIDTPHGVFEFKYFFTPGYQGQDGEAVSNKSVKEMIAHIIEDEDPAKPLSDQGIVGILAEKDIKIARRTVAKYREELGILPTNLRRRYN encoded by the coding sequence ATGGCCAACCAAGGGTTTCAGCAGGTTCAGAAGCAGACGCAGTCGCTGGTGCTCGCGCCCCAGCTGCGCCAGTCGCTTAAGATTCTCCAGGCTCCCGCGCTGGAGCTGCGCAATACCATTCTCGAAGAGCTACAGGCCAATCCCACCCTGGAAGAGCTGCCCATGGAGGGCATCAGCCTCGAACAGCAGTCCGCCGACAACGACAGTTCCGGCTCCGAGGACGAGGACCGGCCCCGCGAGTTGGAGATGGGAGAGGACGACTACTCGGTCCTGAGCAATCTCAACGAGGAGTTTCGCGAATACTTCGCCCAGGAGAATGCCGCCAGTTCCTACACCCGCGACGACGACGAGAAGCGCCAGCACTTTTTTGATTCGCTCACCTCGGAGACCTCCTTGCAGGAGCACCTGCTGGGGCAGGCCGACCTCTCCGAGCTGGACGAGTTGGAGCGCTCGGCCATGGACTACCTCGTGGGCAGTCTCGATGACCGGGGCTTTCTCACGGCCAGTCTGTCGGACCTCGCGCTCATGGCCAACCTGCCGCTCGCCAGCGTGCAGAGCGCGGCGGAGATCCTGAAGACTTTCGACCCCGCCGGGATCGGTGCAAAAGACTTGCAGGACTGCCTGCTGACCCAGCTCAAGCTCCAGGGGCGTGTCAAGTCGCTGCCCGCGCGCATCATCAAGGACCACTACGACCTGTTGCTGCGCCGCCGCATCCCCGAGATCGCCCGCAAGGCCTCCGTCCCCATCGAGGACGTGCAGGAGGCGATGGAGGAGATTGCCATGCTCGATCCGGCACCGGGGCGCAAGTTCGGGGACGACTCGAACCGTGTCATCGTGCCCGACGTGCGGGTGGAGAAGGACGACGGCGAGTGGGTCATTCACCTGAACAACGACTACATCCCGCGCTTGCGCATCTCGCACGCCTACAAGGAGATGATCGCCCGCGGGATCGTCAACGGCAAGGACCGCGAGTACCTGCGGGAGAAAATCCGCTCGGGAAAGTTCCTCATCAACTCCATCGAGCAGCGGCAGCAGACCATCGAGCGCATCACGCGCGAAATCCTGCGGCTCCAGCATGACTTTTTCGAGGAGGGTGTCTCAAAGTTGCGCCCGCTGACCATGAACCAGGTGGCCGAACTGGTCGGTGTCCATGAGACGACCGTGAGCCGCGCCATTGCCAACAAGTTCATCGACACGCCTCATGGGGTGTTTGAGTTCAAGTACTTCTTCACCCCCGGCTATCAGGGGCAGGACGGCGAAGCCGTTTCCAACAAGAGCGTCAAAGAAATGATCGCCCATATCATCGAGGACGAAGACCCGGCCAAGCCGCTCAGCGACCAGGGCATTGTCGGCATCCTGGCCGAGAAGGACATCAAGATCGCCCGCCGCACCGTGGCCAAGTACCGCGAGGAACTGGGCATCCTGCCGACCAACCTGCGCCGCCGCTACAACTGA
- a CDS encoding serine/threonine protein kinase: MEYELIRKIAEGGMGMVYEARQIGIDDFRKVVAIKVIREEFSAIDEFRANFIGEARLVADLIHTNIVQTYHLGTVDGQYFMVMEYVNGINTEEFINRHMETNQLIPVELAVFIVSRIARGLAYAHNKRDMYGRPLGIVHRDVGPKNIMLAYEGDVKLTDFGIAKALDLMYNEEGEVIAGKDEYLSPEQARKEITDERADIFPCGIVLAELLLGYNIFEGELPEQTRHKIQYLDLPDFTRMREGIDEKLNDILHRCLARPREERYQTASELLTALEVYLYSDGYGPTNEKLAVYLKDLYSDKGGSASTRWFTGRA; encoded by the coding sequence ATGGAGTATGAACTCATCCGCAAAATCGCGGAGGGCGGCATGGGCATGGTCTATGAGGCACGCCAGATCGGGATCGACGACTTCCGCAAGGTCGTTGCGATCAAGGTCATTCGGGAGGAGTTTTCCGCCATCGACGAGTTCCGGGCAAACTTCATCGGCGAAGCCCGCCTCGTGGCTGACCTTATCCACACCAATATCGTCCAGACCTACCACCTCGGCACCGTGGACGGCCAGTACTTCATGGTCATGGAGTACGTCAACGGCATCAATACCGAGGAGTTCATCAACCGCCACATGGAGACCAATCAGCTCATCCCGGTCGAGCTGGCGGTGTTCATCGTTTCGCGTATTGCGCGCGGGCTGGCCTACGCCCACAACAAGCGCGACATGTACGGGCGGCCGTTGGGCATTGTCCACCGTGACGTCGGCCCGAAGAACATCATGCTCGCCTACGAGGGCGACGTGAAGCTGACCGACTTCGGCATCGCCAAGGCGCTCGACCTCATGTACAACGAGGAAGGCGAGGTCATCGCGGGCAAGGACGAGTATCTCTCGCCCGAGCAGGCGCGGAAGGAAATCACCGATGAGCGGGCGGACATCTTCCCCTGCGGCATCGTCCTGGCCGAGCTGCTTCTGGGCTACAACATTTTCGAAGGTGAACTGCCGGAGCAGACCCGGCACAAGATCCAGTACCTGGACTTGCCCGACTTCACCCGCATGCGTGAGGGTATTGACGAGAAACTCAACGACATCTTGCATCGCTGCCTCGCCCGCCCTCGCGAGGAGCGCTATCAGACCGCTTCCGAACTACTGACCGCGCTGGAGGTTTACCTCTACAGCGATGGCTATGGTCCCACCAATGAAAAGCTGGCTGTCTATCTCAAAGACCTCTACAGCGACAAGGGGGGCTCGGCCAGCACACGCTGGTTCACAGGAAGGGCCTGA
- the erpA gene encoding iron-sulfur cluster insertion protein ErpA, giving the protein MIKLTDSAVERIRSLKSKLNDDTKLLRLFVEPGGCSGFEYGMSFDAEKDGDTKMESNGVTLLVDAASLQYLDGCVVNFDDGLTGKGFDIFNPNATHTCGCGKSFS; this is encoded by the coding sequence ATGATTAAACTCACCGATAGCGCGGTCGAGCGCATTCGCTCTCTCAAGTCCAAGCTCAACGACGACACGAAGCTTCTGCGCCTCTTCGTCGAGCCGGGCGGCTGCTCCGGCTTCGAGTACGGGATGTCCTTCGACGCCGAGAAAGACGGCGACACGAAGATGGAAAGCAACGGCGTGACCCTGCTCGTGGATGCCGCCAGCCTCCAATACCTCGATGGCTGCGTGGTCAACTTCGACGACGGCCTCACCGGCAAGGGATTTGACATCTTTAATCCCAACGCCACCCACACCTGCGGCTGCGGCAAAAGCTTCAGCTAA